A genomic segment from Flavobacterium inviolabile encodes:
- the rpmI gene encoding 50S ribosomal protein L35: MPKMKTKSSAKKRFKVTGSGKIKRKHAFKSHILTKKSKKRKLALTHSALVHQSDIKSVKEQLRII, translated from the coding sequence ATGCCTAAAATGAAAACTAAATCTAGTGCTAAGAAACGTTTTAAAGTTACTGGCTCTGGAAAAATCAAAAGAAAGCACGCTTTTAAAAGTCACATTTTGACTAAAAAATCGAAAAAGCGTAAATTAGCTTTAACGCACTCTGCATTGGTTCACCAATCAGATATTAAGAGCGTAAAAGAACAATTAAGAATTATCTAA
- a CDS encoding glutaminase, whose amino-acid sequence MNYTAILQEIYQQISRLPVTGTVAATIPELAKVDPGKFGIHLTTIDGEDYGIGDSEEKFSIQSVSKALTVALAFASLGERMWERVGVEPSGNPFNSLVQLEYEKGIPRNPFINAGAIVIADMLVSQLKNPKQDFLEFVRTISGSPNINYNSKVAESEKQTGFRNAALANFIKSFGNIENDVEEVLDFYFFQCAIEMTCKELAHSFFFFANEGMTRSGRQILTQSQVKRLNALMQMCGFYDESGEFTYKVGLPGKSGIGGGIAALYPKNFTVTTWSPGLNEKGNSELGMNALELLTTKTGMSIF is encoded by the coding sequence ATGAATTATACAGCCATCTTGCAGGAAATATACCAACAAATCAGCAGATTACCGGTTACCGGAACGGTCGCAGCCACTATTCCCGAACTGGCAAAAGTAGATCCCGGTAAATTTGGCATTCACCTGACAACAATTGATGGCGAGGATTACGGCATTGGCGATAGCGAAGAAAAATTTTCGATACAGAGTGTTTCCAAAGCACTCACTGTGGCCTTGGCTTTTGCCTCATTGGGCGAGCGAATGTGGGAGCGCGTTGGTGTGGAACCTTCCGGAAATCCGTTTAATTCCTTAGTACAGCTGGAATATGAAAAAGGAATACCCAGAAACCCTTTTATCAATGCCGGAGCGATCGTTATTGCTGATATGCTGGTTTCCCAATTAAAAAATCCGAAACAGGACTTCCTGGAATTCGTCCGGACCATATCCGGAAGCCCCAATATAAATTATAACAGCAAAGTAGCCGAATCGGAAAAACAAACCGGTTTTCGGAATGCCGCTTTGGCAAACTTTATCAAATCATTCGGAAACATTGAAAATGATGTGGAAGAAGTTTTGGATTTTTACTTTTTTCAATGCGCCATTGAAATGACCTGTAAAGAACTGGCGCACTCTTTTTTCTTTTTTGCCAATGAAGGAATGACACGATCCGGCAGGCAGATCTTAACCCAGAGTCAGGTAAAAAGACTAAATGCACTAATGCAGATGTGTGGTTTTTATGATGAATCCGGTGAGTTTACCTATAAAGTAGGTTTGCCCGGAAAAAGCGGTATTGGCGGCGGTATAGCAGCCTTATATCCTAAAAACTTTACCGTGACCACCTGGAGCCCGGGATTAAACGAAAAAGGAAATTCCGAATTGGGAATGAATGCGCTGGAATTACTGACAACCAAAACCGGGATGTCTATATTTTAG
- a CDS encoding DUF4268 domain-containing protein, whose protein sequence is MFSKEEAQKIKKEFWTEFASVYPRKWLLYDTKIKDFSFKFYVDNKKIQVLLDIEPKDEEKRKIYFEKIESLKTILLEDFLPEAILERNFHLDTGKVISKIWVEKTGISLFNKTTWPEIFDFFYENMDAFERFFYEYEDYIKDLETNT, encoded by the coding sequence ATGTTCAGTAAGGAAGAAGCACAGAAAATTAAGAAGGAATTTTGGACGGAATTCGCGAGTGTTTATCCTCGAAAATGGTTGTTGTATGACACTAAAATCAAAGATTTTTCTTTTAAATTTTATGTGGACAACAAAAAGATTCAGGTACTATTAGACATAGAACCCAAAGATGAAGAGAAAAGAAAAATTTATTTTGAAAAGATAGAATCCCTGAAAACCATTTTATTAGAAGACTTTCTGCCGGAAGCCATATTGGAACGCAATTTCCATCTGGATACCGGAAAAGTAATCAGTAAAATATGGGTGGAAAAAACAGGAATCAGCCTGTTTAACAAAACAACATGGCCGGAAATCTTTGACTTCTTTTATGAGAATATGGACGCCTTTGAGCGCTTTTTCTATGAATATGAAGACTATATTAAAGATTTGGAAACCAATACCTAA
- the thrS gene encoding threonine--tRNA ligase has translation MIKITLPDGSVKEFAQGATPMDVAKSISEGLARNVISASFNGTTVETTTELTTDGSLILYTWNDKEGKKAFWHSTSHVMAQALQEMYPGIKLTIGPAIDNGFYYDVDFGDHKVTDSDFKAIEDKVLAIAKEKHEFKMRSASKAEALAFYAKENNPYKTELIENLEDGTITFCDHATFTDLCRGGHIPNTGIIKAMKILSVAGAYWRGNEKNKQLTRVYGISFPKQKDLTDYLELLEEAKRRDHRKLGKELDLFHFSQKVGQGLPLWLPKGAALRDRLEQFLKKAQKKAGYEQVVTPHIGQKELYVTSGHYAKYGADSFQPIHTPAEGEEFLLKPMNCPHHCEIYNAKPWSYKDLPKRYAEFGTVYRYEQSGELHGLTRVRGFTQDDAHIFCTPDQLDAEFKNVIDLVLYVFGSLGFENFTAQISLRDPEKPEKYIGSDENWEKAESAIINAAAEKGLNTVVEYGEAAFYGPKLDFMVKDALGRSWQLGTIQVDYNLPERFELTYKGSDNELHRPVMIHRAPFGSMERFIAILLEHTGGNFPLWLMPEQAIILSLSEKYENYAKKVLDLLENHEIRALIDNRNETIGKKIREAEVQKLPFMLIVGEEEEKNGTISVRRHGDSGKSNQTMTIDQFASLIQEEINKTLKSF, from the coding sequence ATGATAAAGATTACATTACCCGATGGTTCGGTTAAAGAGTTTGCACAAGGTGCAACTCCGATGGATGTTGCCAAAAGCATTAGTGAAGGATTAGCCAGAAATGTTATTTCTGCTTCTTTTAATGGTACAACAGTTGAAACCACCACCGAGTTAACCACGGATGGTTCTCTTATCTTATATACATGGAACGACAAAGAAGGTAAAAAAGCTTTCTGGCATTCTACTTCCCACGTAATGGCGCAGGCTTTACAGGAAATGTATCCGGGCATTAAATTAACAATTGGTCCTGCTATTGATAACGGATTTTATTATGATGTTGATTTTGGTGATCACAAAGTAACCGACAGCGATTTCAAAGCTATCGAAGATAAAGTACTGGCGATCGCAAAAGAAAAGCACGAATTTAAAATGCGTTCTGCTTCAAAAGCAGAGGCATTGGCTTTCTATGCAAAAGAAAACAATCCTTATAAAACAGAATTAATTGAAAATTTAGAGGACGGTACGATAACTTTCTGTGATCACGCTACTTTTACCGATTTATGCCGTGGTGGCCATATTCCGAATACCGGAATCATCAAAGCCATGAAAATTTTATCTGTAGCCGGAGCTTACTGGAGAGGTAATGAGAAAAACAAGCAGTTAACCCGTGTTTACGGAATTTCATTCCCGAAACAGAAAGATCTGACGGATTACCTGGAATTACTGGAAGAAGCCAAGCGTCGTGACCATAGAAAATTAGGAAAAGAACTTGATTTGTTCCATTTCTCTCAAAAAGTAGGACAAGGTTTGCCTTTATGGTTACCAAAAGGAGCTGCTTTAAGAGACCGTTTGGAGCAATTCCTTAAAAAGGCTCAGAAAAAAGCCGGATACGAGCAGGTAGTAACACCGCATATCGGACAGAAAGAACTTTATGTTACTTCCGGCCACTATGCAAAATACGGAGCAGACAGCTTCCAGCCGATTCACACACCGGCAGAAGGTGAGGAATTTTTATTGAAACCAATGAACTGCCCGCACCACTGCGAAATATACAATGCAAAACCCTGGAGTTATAAAGATCTTCCGAAACGTTATGCTGAATTCGGAACGGTGTACCGTTACGAACAAAGTGGTGAATTACACGGTTTAACCCGTGTGAGAGGATTTACTCAGGATGACGCACACATTTTCTGTACGCCGGATCAGCTGGATGCCGAATTTAAAAACGTAATTGACCTTGTATTATATGTATTCGGATCGTTAGGTTTTGAAAATTTCACCGCTCAGATTTCGTTACGTGACCCGGAAAAACCGGAAAAATACATCGGATCGGATGAAAACTGGGAAAAAGCGGAAAGCGCTATTATCAATGCAGCAGCCGAAAAAGGCTTAAACACTGTTGTTGAGTATGGTGAAGCAGCTTTTTACGGTCCTAAATTAGACTTCATGGTGAAGGATGCTTTAGGAAGAAGCTGGCAATTGGGAACAATTCAGGTAGATTACAATTTACCGGAGCGTTTTGAATTGACTTATAAAGGTTCTGACAATGAATTACATAGACCGGTAATGATTCACCGTGCTCCTTTCGGATCCATGGAACGTTTTATTGCCATATTACTGGAACATACTGGAGGAAATTTCCCACTTTGGTTGATGCCGGAGCAAGCTATCATACTGTCTTTGAGCGAGAAATATGAAAATTATGCCAAAAAAGTTTTAGATTTGCTAGAAAATCACGAAATTCGCGCCCTAATTGATAACCGTAATGAAACTATCGGTAAGAAAATTAGAGAAGCTGAAGTTCAGAAATTACCGTTTATGTTGATTGTTGGTGAGGAAGAAGAAAAGAACGGCACGATTTCTGTTCGTCGTCACGGTGATTCCGGAAAATCAAATCAAACAATGACTATCGATCAATTTGCTTCTTTAATACAGGAAGAAATCAATAAGACATTAAAATCATTCTAA
- the miaE gene encoding tRNA-(ms[2]io[6]A)-hydroxylase, whose amino-acid sequence MLGLKLKTDPRWVNIVESNIQEILTDHAWCEQKAASNAISIITNNSEKEELVTEMLKIAKEEIEHFELVHELIKEKGLTLGRERKDDYVNELYKFLKKDGSRNDSLIDRLLFSAMIEARSCERFKVLSQNIKDQKLATFYRDLMISEAGHYTTFLGFARKYTEKVDVDKRWQEWIEFETSIITKYGKQETIHG is encoded by the coding sequence ATGTTAGGTTTAAAATTAAAAACAGACCCACGATGGGTAAATATAGTGGAATCCAATATTCAGGAGATCCTGACCGACCATGCCTGGTGTGAGCAGAAAGCTGCCTCCAATGCGATTTCTATCATTACCAACAATTCTGAAAAAGAGGAATTGGTAACCGAAATGCTTAAAATTGCAAAGGAAGAAATCGAACATTTCGAATTGGTACACGAACTGATTAAGGAAAAAGGCCTGACTTTAGGAAGAGAGCGCAAAGACGATTATGTAAATGAACTATACAAGTTCTTAAAGAAAGACGGCAGCCGTAACGATTCATTAATTGACCGTTTATTGTTCTCGGCTATGATTGAAGCGAGAAGCTGCGAACGTTTTAAAGTGTTGTCGCAAAATATTAAAGACCAGAAATTAGCAACATTTTACAGGGATCTGATGATCAGTGAAGCCGGACATTACACTACATTTTTAGGTTTTGCCAGAAAGTATACGGAAAAAGTGGATGTAGACAAAAGATGGCAGGAATGGATTGAATTTGAAACTTCTATCATCACCAAATACGGCAAACAGGAAACCATTCACGGGTAA
- the rplT gene encoding 50S ribosomal protein L20, with product MPRSVNSVASRARRKRVLKQAKGFFGRRKNVWTVAKNAVEKAMQYAYRGRKQKKRNFRALWIMRINAGARLHGMSYSQFMGKVKANNIELNRKVLADLAMNHPEAFAAIVNRVK from the coding sequence ATGCCAAGATCAGTAAATTCAGTTGCTTCAAGAGCTAGAAGAAAAAGAGTATTGAAGCAAGCCAAAGGATTCTTTGGAAGACGTAAAAACGTTTGGACAGTAGCGAAAAACGCGGTAGAAAAAGCAATGCAATATGCTTACCGTGGCAGAAAGCAAAAAAAGAGAAATTTCCGTGCATTATGGATTATGCGTATTAACGCTGGTGCACGTTTACACGGAATGAGTTATTCTCAATTCATGGGTAAAGTAAAAGCTAACAACATCGAATTGAACCGTAAAGTTCTTGCCGATTTAGCAATGAATCATCCAGAAGCTTTTGCAGCTATTGTAAATAGAGTTAAATAA
- the infC gene encoding translation initiation factor IF-3 — translation MKNNRGYQPRVEKKDAHRTNNAIRVPEVRLVGENIEPGVYKTSQALQMAEEQELDLVEISPNAAPPVCKIMDYKKFLYEQKKRDKMLKAKSTQIVVKEIRFGPQTDEHDYEFKKKNAEKFLKEGSKLKAFVFFKGRSIIYKEQGQILLLRLAQDLEEYGKVEALPVLEGKRMIMFIAPKKKKQ, via the coding sequence ATTAAAAACAACAGGGGTTACCAACCCAGAGTAGAAAAAAAGGATGCGCATAGAACAAACAATGCCATTCGAGTTCCTGAAGTTCGTCTTGTAGGAGAAAACATTGAGCCTGGAGTTTACAAAACTTCTCAGGCTTTACAAATGGCTGAAGAGCAAGAATTGGATTTGGTAGAAATCTCTCCCAATGCCGCTCCTCCTGTTTGTAAAATAATGGATTACAAAAAGTTTCTTTACGAGCAAAAGAAACGTGACAAAATGCTTAAAGCTAAGTCAACGCAAATTGTTGTAAAAGAAATTCGCTTTGGTCCTCAAACTGATGAACATGATTATGAATTCAAGAAGAAGAATGCTGAAAAGTTCCTAAAAGAAGGTTCTAAATTAAAAGCTTTCGTATTCTTTAAAGGTCGTTCGATTATCTATAAAGAACAAGGACAAATCTTATTGTTAAGATTAGCTCAGGATCTTGAAGAGTATGGAAAAGTAGAAGCACTTCCGGTTCTTGAAGGTAAACGTATGATTATGTTTATCGCTCCTAAGAAGAAAAAACAATAA
- a CDS encoding response regulator: MSDTIKIVLADDEALFRKGVAFILQRERNFEILFEASNGSELIDYLDENKGNLPDVILMDLKMPLISGVEATKIIHKVFPDIKIIALTSYNTKPFIANMIQVGASSYLVKNATPKEMLFTINEVISKGFYYNDFVMQVVNESMIESQKKAKSNFDDDYLTNREKEVLQLICGQLSTNEIAEKLFISPRTVEGHRNNLLLKTDSKNVAGLVVYAIQNRIISLDSLSLQ; this comes from the coding sequence ATGTCAGATACAATTAAAATTGTTTTAGCCGATGACGAAGCGCTTTTCAGAAAAGGAGTGGCTTTTATTTTACAGCGGGAAAGAAACTTTGAAATACTTTTTGAAGCCTCTAACGGAAGTGAATTGATCGATTATCTGGATGAGAATAAAGGCAATCTTCCGGATGTTATTTTAATGGACCTGAAAATGCCGCTGATAAGCGGAGTGGAAGCAACGAAAATAATCCATAAAGTTTTCCCCGACATTAAAATTATTGCCTTAACAAGCTACAATACCAAACCTTTTATTGCGAATATGATTCAGGTGGGTGCCTCTTCTTATTTAGTGAAGAATGCAACACCAAAAGAAATGCTCTTTACCATCAACGAGGTAATCAGCAAGGGATTTTATTATAATGATTTTGTAATGCAGGTAGTAAACGAAAGCATGATTGAATCTCAGAAAAAAGCAAAAAGTAACTTCGACGATGATTATTTGACCAATCGGGAGAAAGAAGTATTACAGTTAATCTGTGGACAGTTAAGTACCAATGAAATTGCGGAAAAACTGTTTATCAGTCCACGAACTGTGGAAGGACACCGGAACAACCTGTTGTTAAAAACAGACTCCAAAAACGTGGCTGGTCTGGTGGTTTATGCGATCCAGAACAGAATTATCAGCCTGGACAGTCTTTCCTTACAATAG
- a CDS encoding NUDIX hydrolase: MDFQDFLKYIPKIEKEKLLASDAHIKMAPLERISTLKEANYVDKNPRRAAVMMLFYPKNNKTHLVLIVRNTYPGVHSSQIAFPGGKVEPEDKNLIQTALRETHEEVGIAPQKIKVIKPFSEIYIPPSNFLVSPFMGISQEELSFVPQLEEVAQIIELPLAMFLDDNIIIEVMMTTSYAQNIKVPAFQIEDHIVWGATAMMMSELKETVKNVI, from the coding sequence ATGGACTTTCAAGATTTTTTAAAATATATTCCAAAAATAGAAAAAGAAAAACTTCTGGCGTCGGATGCACATATAAAAATGGCACCCCTGGAACGTATTTCTACTCTGAAAGAGGCAAATTACGTTGATAAAAATCCGAGAAGGGCCGCCGTGATGATGTTGTTTTATCCTAAAAACAACAAAACACACCTGGTTTTGATCGTTAGAAACACTTATCCCGGAGTTCATTCTTCACAAATAGCATTTCCGGGCGGAAAAGTGGAACCGGAGGATAAAAATTTAATCCAGACGGCACTACGGGAAACCCACGAAGAAGTCGGTATTGCGCCGCAGAAAATCAAAGTAATAAAGCCTTTTAGCGAAATTTATATCCCACCCAGTAATTTTCTGGTATCGCCGTTTATGGGAATTTCACAGGAAGAATTGTCTTTTGTGCCACAGCTGGAAGAAGTCGCCCAGATTATCGAACTGCCTTTGGCCATGTTCCTTGATGATAACATTATCATCGAGGTAATGATGACCACTTCCTATGCCCAAAACATAAAAGTACCTGCTTTTCAAATCGAAGATCATATCGTCTGGGGTGCCACAGCAATGATGATGAGTGAGCTCAAAGAAACTGTTAAGAATGTAATCTAA
- the rlmF gene encoding 23S rRNA (adenine(1618)-N(6))-methyltransferase RlmF produces MKKATINTTTKSLHPRNKHNDRYDFDQLITVYPELKAFVALNKFGSESIDFANPEAVKALNVALLKQFYGIDYWDIPKTNLCPPIPGRADYIHYIADVLTESNHHKIPTGKNVRVLDIGVGANCIYPIIGHQEYGWTFVGTELDKPAKATAEKIISNNPGLQDTVSIRLQENKRNIFKNIIQPGETFDITICNPPFHTSREAATQGSQRKLKNLGKAAEGKPVLNFSGQNNELWCEGGELAFITNMIYESVHFKSQCLWFSTLVSKNDHLKNFYTILKKVKAVQVKTITMEQGNKVSRILLWTFLEERQQESWSAKR; encoded by the coding sequence ATGAAAAAAGCAACAATCAATACTACGACAAAAAGCCTGCATCCGCGAAACAAACATAATGACCGCTATGATTTTGATCAGCTCATAACGGTATATCCGGAGCTGAAGGCTTTTGTTGCCTTAAATAAATTTGGCAGTGAAAGTATTGATTTTGCCAATCCCGAAGCTGTAAAAGCGCTTAATGTGGCTTTATTAAAACAGTTTTACGGCATTGACTACTGGGATATTCCCAAGACCAATCTGTGTCCGCCCATTCCGGGACGGGCAGATTATATTCATTATATAGCCGATGTATTAACCGAAAGTAATCATCACAAAATACCAACCGGTAAAAACGTTCGTGTCCTGGATATTGGCGTAGGTGCCAATTGTATTTATCCGATTATCGGGCATCAGGAATATGGCTGGACGTTTGTGGGAACAGAACTGGACAAACCGGCTAAAGCCACTGCAGAAAAAATTATCAGCAACAATCCAGGTCTGCAGGATACGGTTAGCATTCGCTTACAGGAAAACAAGCGCAATATTTTTAAGAATATCATACAACCGGGCGAAACGTTCGATATTACTATTTGCAATCCTCCGTTTCACACTTCCAGGGAAGCGGCAACACAAGGCTCACAACGCAAACTGAAAAACCTGGGCAAAGCTGCCGAAGGGAAACCGGTATTGAATTTCAGCGGTCAGAATAACGAGTTATGGTGCGAAGGCGGCGAACTGGCTTTTATTACCAATATGATTTACGAAAGTGTTCACTTTAAGTCCCAATGCCTGTGGTTCTCGACACTGGTTTCCAAAAATGACCATTTAAAAAACTTTTACACTATTCTTAAAAAGGTAAAAGCGGTACAGGTTAAAACCATTACTATGGAACAAGGCAATAAGGTGAGCCGTATATTGCTCTGGACATTCTTAGAAGAACGACAACAGGAAAGCTGGTCGGCAAAAAGATAA
- a CDS encoding glycosyltransferase: MGKPLVLIIGYVWPEPNSSAAGSRMLQLIEFFKAENYTVEFASPAAYSPFAVDLKAIGVKQTAITLNCSSFDDYIRELNPAIVLFDRFMMEEQFGWRVAKHCPDALRLLDTEDLHCLREARRIAYKHQTTVDAGLLQSDLAKREVASIFRCDLTFMISEYEMELLTGTFKVDQTLLFYLPLLVTQTELTALPQREPFASRKDFVFIGNFLHEPNWNCVQVLKKEIWPELRKQLPEAALYIYGAYPSQKVLDFNNPKERFFVKGRAENSFEVIEKARVLLAPIRFGAGIKGKLLDAMVCGTPSVTTTTGAESMSGDLEWNGFIEDNNSRFIAQAAALYANEQLWQEKQNNGLLLLQERYRDVLYWGSLKIRITDLLQHVNEHRLGNFIGAMLQHHSLQSTHYMSKWIAEKNKDKSHSSE; encoded by the coding sequence ATGGGAAAACCTTTAGTGCTGATTATTGGCTATGTATGGCCGGAACCGAATTCTTCTGCAGCCGGCAGCAGAATGTTACAGCTGATTGAATTTTTTAAAGCCGAAAATTATACCGTTGAATTTGCCAGCCCGGCAGCCTATAGTCCTTTTGCTGTTGATTTAAAAGCAATAGGAGTAAAGCAGACGGCTATAACGTTAAATTGCTCCAGTTTTGATGATTATATCCGGGAATTGAACCCTGCCATTGTTTTGTTTGACCGTTTTATGATGGAAGAACAGTTTGGGTGGCGTGTGGCGAAACATTGCCCCGATGCCTTGCGATTGCTGGATACGGAAGATTTACACTGTTTGCGGGAAGCCAGAAGAATTGCCTATAAGCATCAGACTACTGTTGACGCCGGATTATTGCAGTCGGATCTTGCAAAACGGGAAGTTGCCAGTATTTTTCGCTGTGATCTGACCTTTATGATCTCGGAGTATGAGATGGAATTGCTAACAGGGACTTTTAAAGTCGATCAGACATTATTGTTCTATTTACCCTTATTAGTCACTCAAACGGAACTTACAGCTTTGCCGCAGCGGGAGCCTTTTGCGTCCCGGAAAGACTTTGTTTTTATCGGCAACTTTCTGCACGAACCAAACTGGAACTGCGTACAGGTTTTAAAGAAAGAAATCTGGCCCGAACTGCGAAAACAGTTACCGGAAGCCGCATTATATATTTACGGAGCTTATCCGTCACAGAAAGTACTGGATTTTAATAATCCCAAAGAACGTTTTTTTGTAAAAGGCAGAGCAGAGAATTCTTTTGAAGTAATTGAAAAGGCAAGGGTTTTACTGGCACCGATCCGTTTTGGCGCCGGAATCAAAGGGAAATTGCTGGATGCTATGGTGTGCGGAACACCATCTGTTACAACAACTACAGGAGCCGAATCGATGTCCGGAGATTTAGAGTGGAACGGTTTTATAGAAGATAATAACAGCCGTTTTATTGCGCAGGCAGCTGCCTTGTATGCCAATGAGCAGTTATGGCAGGAAAAGCAAAATAACGGACTGCTACTGTTGCAGGAAAGATACCGGGATGTTTTGTACTGGGGGAGCTTAAAAATCAGGATAACGGATTTGTTGCAGCATGTAAACGAACACCGTCTTGGAAACTTTATCGGTGCCATGTTACAGCATCATTCTTTACAGAGTACGCATTATATGTCGAAATGGATAGCGGAAAAGAATAAAGACAAGAGCCATTCTTCCGAATAG
- a CDS encoding asparagine synthetase B → MHLKKSVYIFLVFLFSISAKAAFILLPMEAEVQQNHLKAYGITYWALDKQYKVSWLLNYRGGSFLLPDAAEIRKECQIRGVTFEILSDNQANGILNEISSPSQNMETVVLEKAPKIAVYTPKGKKPWDDAVTLVLTYAEIPFTAIYDEEVLSDALLLYDWLHLHHEDFTGQYGKFFGAYRNAPWYIEQKREAEALATKLGFSKVSQEKLAVAAKIRNFVIGGGFMFAMCSATDSFDIALAAEGVDICEPMFDGDDSEANYQARIDYNKSFAFKDFILERNPLVYEFSDIDMSRKRKVLPDNDYFTLMEYSAKWDPIPSMLCQNHTQLVKGFMGQTTAFDSERIKSNILVMGENKFNGEARYIHGTKGKGMFTFYGGHDPEDYEHRVGDAPTVLDLHPNSPGYRLILNNVLFPAARKKKLKT, encoded by the coding sequence ATGCATCTCAAAAAGTCCGTTTATATATTCTTAGTATTCCTGTTTTCAATTTCGGCAAAAGCAGCATTTATACTGCTGCCGATGGAAGCCGAAGTGCAGCAAAACCATTTAAAAGCCTATGGAATTACCTATTGGGCACTGGATAAGCAGTATAAAGTGAGCTGGCTGCTAAATTACAGGGGCGGTTCTTTTCTGTTGCCGGATGCGGCCGAGATTCGTAAAGAATGCCAGATCCGCGGGGTAACTTTTGAAATACTGTCCGACAATCAGGCAAACGGAATCCTGAATGAAATTAGTTCCCCTTCACAAAATATGGAAACGGTTGTGCTGGAAAAAGCACCAAAAATTGCCGTATATACACCCAAAGGGAAAAAACCATGGGATGATGCGGTGACACTGGTTTTAACCTATGCCGAAATTCCGTTTACGGCAATCTATGATGAAGAAGTACTAAGCGATGCCCTTTTACTATACGATTGGCTGCATTTGCACCACGAAGATTTCACCGGGCAATATGGGAAATTCTTCGGAGCCTACCGGAATGCACCCTGGTATATTGAACAAAAAAGAGAAGCGGAAGCTTTGGCAACCAAGTTGGGATTTAGCAAAGTATCACAGGAAAAACTGGCTGTAGCCGCTAAGATCCGAAACTTTGTAATTGGCGGTGGTTTTATGTTTGCCATGTGTTCTGCAACAGACAGCTTTGATATTGCCCTTGCTGCCGAAGGAGTGGACATCTGTGAACCGATGTTTGACGGCGATGACAGTGAGGCAAACTATCAGGCGCGGATTGACTACAATAAAAGCTTTGCATTCAAGGACTTTATCCTGGAAAGAAACCCGCTTGTTTATGAATTTTCAGATATTGATATGTCGCGAAAGCGAAAAGTATTGCCCGATAATGATTATTTCACGCTGATGGAATATTCGGCAAAATGGGATCCCATCCCGAGTATGCTTTGCCAGAACCATACCCAGCTGGTGAAAGGTTTTATGGGACAGACCACCGCTTTTGACAGCGAGCGGATCAAATCGAATATCCTGGTTATGGGAGAGAACAAGTTTAATGGCGAAGCCCGTTATATACACGGTACCAAAGGCAAAGGAATGTTCACATTTTACGGCGGGCATGATCCGGAAGATTACGAGCATCGGGTAGGCGATGCGCCAACGGTTTTGGACCTGCATCCCAATTCTCCCGGGTACCGTTTAATCTTAAACAATGTATTATTTCCGGCAGCCAGAAAGAAAAAACTCAAAACATAA
- a CDS encoding sensor histidine kinase: MNDLNAHDLEIISAVIYTFIAFVLMIVAVLIFVYYSRKKIVQKELEKKDLEIDYQKKLLQATILTQEKERERIAQDLHDDISSKLNIISLNSHLLTASDLSGEEVKEITTGIITITAKVLESSRTIAHNLLPPILDKFGLHAAIEELCQQYNNCEVHINYHNVHRQQIFEEIKHENQLHIFRILQELINNSLRHGKATVIDIRFDKDFGGRYCIYTDNGNGFDTKVIKKQPGLGMKNIESRVTMLNGQLNIESEINKGINVTFNF; the protein is encoded by the coding sequence ATGAATGATTTGAACGCACATGATTTAGAAATAATATCGGCTGTAATCTACACTTTTATAGCCTTTGTTTTAATGATTGTTGCCGTACTGATTTTTGTCTATTATTCCCGGAAGAAAATTGTTCAGAAGGAATTGGAAAAAAAAGACCTTGAAATTGACTATCAGAAGAAACTCCTGCAGGCTACCATCCTCACACAGGAAAAAGAAAGAGAAAGAATAGCGCAGGATTTGCATGACGATATCAGTTCAAAATTAAATATCATTTCTTTGAACAGCCATTTATTAACGGCTTCCGATCTTTCCGGTGAAGAAGTCAAAGAAATAACAACCGGTATCATTACAATTACCGCTAAGGTTCTGGAAAGTTCCCGGACAATAGCACACAATTTATTGCCGCCAATACTGGACAAGTTCGGACTGCATGCCGCTATTGAAGAATTGTGCCAGCAGTACAATAACTGTGAAGTACACATTAACTATCACAACGTACACAGGCAGCAAATTTTCGAAGAAATTAAGCATGAAAACCAACTGCACATCTTCAGGATTTTGCAGGAATTGATTAATAACTCATTACGGCATGGAAAAGCAACCGTTATCGACATCCGTTTTGACAAAGATTTTGGCGGGCGGTATTGTATTTATACCGACAATGGAAATGGTTTTGATACTAAAGTTATAAAGAAACAACCCGGACTTGGTATGAAAAATATTGAAAGCAGAGTTACGATGTTGAATGGACAACTCAATATTGAGAGTGAGATTAATAAGGGAATAAATGTGACTTTTAATTTTTAA